In one Nostoc sp. KVJ3 genomic region, the following are encoded:
- a CDS encoding ShlB/FhaC/HecB family hemolysin secretion/activation protein, whose translation MVSVKQVVIENSIINLVFSTQQILNKPLSIISELRPLAFGFVLATVLCNYQQAKAQTANPQTLPPGRLEELPMTPLPADVLPKPSENNQLLPLPTIPDRSILGQDESNTKFRVDRIEVVGSTVFNPEQFAAITNPYVVRELTFAELLEIKNAITKLYTDNGYVTTGALITPQTIEAGTIKIQVIEGSLQEIKIIGNRRLRSQYIRDRIQLGAAKPLNVPRLLEKLQLLRLDPRIQNLSAELQTGVHPGSNVLQVEVQEANTFKLTASLDNGRSPSVGSFRRGIDLQEANLLGFGDTLSVGYTNTDGSNTINLNYALPINAHNGTVSFGFSQGWNHVIEKPFSVLDIQSDSRSYELSYQQPLVQKPTQELAVGLSFSRQESQTELGIDNIGPFRLSPGADANGKTNISALRFFQEYTQRSNQYVFAARSQFSFGVDWFGANVSNNEPDSRFFAWRGQAQWVRQLAPDTLFLARGDFQLAADSLVPLEQFGLGGQLSVRGYRQDVLLTDNGLLFSAEFRVPIVRADKIGGVLQLTPFVDVGKGWNVKGENPSPSTLVSTGLGLLWKQGDDLSARLDWGIPLISVDGEKRSLQENGLYFSVRYSPF comes from the coding sequence ATGGTTTCAGTGAAGCAAGTCGTTATTGAAAACTCTATTATTAATCTAGTCTTTTCAACACAACAAATATTAAACAAACCTCTCAGTATTATCTCTGAACTGCGACCTCTGGCATTTGGCTTTGTTCTGGCAACAGTATTGTGCAATTATCAGCAAGCGAAGGCCCAAACTGCTAATCCTCAGACCTTACCGCCTGGTCGATTAGAAGAACTTCCAATGACTCCCTTACCTGCGGATGTATTGCCAAAGCCATCAGAAAATAATCAATTGCTCCCTTTACCAACAATACCAGATCGGTCAATTCTCGGACAGGATGAATCTAATACTAAATTTCGGGTCGATCGCATTGAAGTAGTTGGTAGTACAGTTTTCAACCCAGAACAGTTTGCAGCTATTACAAACCCCTATGTAGTAAGAGAACTGACATTTGCAGAATTATTGGAAATCAAAAATGCGATTACCAAGCTCTACACTGATAACGGTTATGTTACTACAGGGGCATTGATTACACCGCAGACAATAGAAGCTGGGACAATCAAAATTCAGGTGATTGAGGGCAGTCTGCAAGAAATCAAAATTATTGGTAACAGACGATTACGTAGTCAATACATTCGCGATCGCATCCAACTTGGTGCTGCCAAGCCTTTAAATGTACCACGCCTCCTAGAAAAACTACAATTACTCCGCCTCGATCCGCGGATTCAAAACCTGTCAGCCGAGTTGCAGACAGGCGTACATCCCGGAAGCAATGTATTGCAAGTTGAGGTTCAAGAAGCAAACACCTTTAAGCTGACAGCAAGCCTGGATAATGGGCGATCGCCCAGTGTCGGCAGTTTTCGCCGGGGGATAGATTTGCAAGAAGCCAATTTATTAGGCTTTGGCGATACCTTAAGCGTGGGATATACCAATACCGATGGCAGTAATACAATTAATCTTAATTACGCATTACCAATTAATGCCCACAATGGCACTGTATCCTTTGGCTTTAGCCAAGGATGGAACCACGTCATTGAAAAACCATTCAGCGTTCTTGATATTCAGTCAGATTCCCGATCTTATGAATTAAGCTATCAGCAACCACTGGTGCAAAAACCAACCCAAGAGTTGGCCGTCGGGCTGTCATTTTCGCGCCAAGAAAGCCAAACTGAGTTGGGTATTGATAACATTGGGCCCTTTCGACTCTCCCCAGGTGCAGACGCGAACGGAAAAACCAATATTTCAGCTTTGCGCTTTTTTCAAGAATATACCCAACGAAGTAACCAATATGTATTTGCGGCGCGATCGCAATTCAGCTTTGGCGTAGATTGGTTTGGTGCTAATGTCAGTAATAATGAACCAGATAGCCGCTTTTTTGCATGGCGAGGACAAGCGCAGTGGGTGCGACAATTAGCACCAGACACTCTATTTTTAGCCAGAGGCGATTTCCAATTAGCAGCAGATTCTTTAGTGCCCTTGGAGCAATTTGGGCTTGGTGGACAGCTAAGTGTCCGGGGCTATCGCCAAGACGTATTACTCACAGATAATGGCCTGTTATTTTCGGCAGAATTTCGAGTCCCCATTGTCCGCGCTGATAAAATTGGCGGGGTACTGCAACTGACACCCTTTGTTGATGTGGGTAAAGGCTGGAACGTTAAGGGCGAAAATCCATCACCGAGTACGCTTGTTAGTACTGGGTTAGGGCTGTTGTGGAAACAGGGTGATGACTTATCAGCCCGCCTAGATTGGGGCATTCCTCTAATATCGGTAGATGGTGAAAAGCGATCGCTCCAAGAAAATGGGTTGTACTTCTCGGTGCGCTATTCGCCATTTTGA
- a CDS encoding S-layer family protein has translation MKAVALIFILISGFLTPGIMRSALAQVTSDGTTNTIVNQNGNNFNILNGIEKGNNLFHSFTNFSVPVGGTASFDLGNTPNITTIFSRVTGGNISDIQGLIQTLNSNHPVSLFLMNPAGIVFGKDASLNIGGSFIGTTASSIKFADGTEFSALNPTAKPLLTMSVPIGLQMGQNPGDITVQGNGHHLTSGSFTPADRSQNPSGLEVGAGNTLALIGGTVNFTGGIAAVNGGGHLEIGSVSDGQIRLNPTLVGWVGDYSGVRQFNDIYLAQRSLLDASGSSGSIQLQGRNINFTEGSVALIQNLGTQPSGGITVNATQTLNLTGNTPDGRQGSLIEIDNLGTSQTGDITISAAQLSLQNGGQINNRTFAQAPGGNIKINVAGLTNIDGFAPANPGNGSSLITSTVSSANAGNITVSTSNLSILNGGTLVSTTFGSGQAGTLRVNAQDLIEIAGNNSITLSPSALASSTISSGNTQNTFINTSRLVIRDGGLLGSGTAAMGSAGSVTINASKSVDIEGRSAGSILPSSISSSAQILDPATQAAFGLPAIPTGNAGSLTINTPSLSITDGAYVTVQNDGPGRAGDLQINANSIFLDNQGSITASTASGNGGNVKLNLQDYLLMRHNSLISATAAGNGNGGNLLINAPVIVGLENSDIVANAVQGNGGNIEITTQGIIGLEYRPQLTPNSDITASSQFGVNGTVQINNIGVDPSSGLVELPVELTDPSQQIATGCAGNQGSRFVATGRGGVPQNPTQEVRSDRPWSDVRNLNAYHQTDTITAQIPTSPETIVQATSWHRNANGKVELVANKYSAQVQQLLTCAAISKN, from the coding sequence ATGAAAGCCGTAGCTTTGATATTTATATTAATAAGTGGATTCTTAACTCCAGGGATAATGCGATCGGCTTTAGCTCAGGTAACATCCGATGGCACTACAAATACTATTGTCAACCAAAACGGTAATAACTTTAATATTCTTAATGGAATTGAAAAAGGTAATAATTTATTTCACAGTTTCACTAATTTTTCTGTACCTGTGGGTGGTACGGCAAGCTTTGATTTAGGGAATACACCAAATATTACAACTATATTTAGTCGGGTTACAGGTGGAAATATTTCTGATATTCAGGGATTAATTCAAACTCTCAACAGTAATCATCCTGTGAGTTTGTTTTTAATGAATCCGGCAGGGATTGTGTTTGGTAAAGATGCTTCATTGAATATTGGCGGCTCATTTATCGGCACGACGGCAAGTAGTATTAAGTTTGCCGATGGGACAGAGTTTAGTGCCTTAAATCCAACAGCAAAGCCGTTGCTGACGATGAGTGTACCCATCGGCTTACAGATGGGGCAAAATCCGGGAGATATTACCGTGCAAGGAAATGGACATCACCTGACCAGCGGATCTTTTACTCCCGCAGATCGCAGCCAGAATCCCAGTGGGTTAGAAGTCGGGGCTGGTAATACACTGGCGCTGATCGGGGGTACAGTTAACTTCACTGGTGGCATTGCAGCCGTTAATGGTGGCGGGCATTTGGAAATAGGCAGTGTCAGCGATGGGCAAATCAGACTCAATCCCACGCTGGTGGGGTGGGTGGGGGACTACTCAGGGGTGCGACAGTTCAACGATATCTATCTCGCCCAGCGATCGCTGTTAGATGCCAGTGGTAGCAGCGGCTCGATCCAATTACAAGGACGGAATATCAACTTCACCGAGGGTTCGGTAGCCTTGATCCAAAACCTTGGTACACAACCGTCTGGGGGGATTACAGTCAATGCCACCCAGACCCTTAACCTGACGGGGAATACACCTGATGGAAGACAGGGCAGCCTCATCGAAATCGACAACTTAGGAACGAGTCAGACGGGCGATATTACTATCTCCGCCGCCCAGCTATCCCTCCAAAATGGTGGACAAATCAATAATCGGACGTTTGCTCAAGCACCTGGTGGAAATATAAAAATCAATGTTGCCGGCTTAACCAATATCGATGGCTTTGCTCCGGCCAACCCAGGCAATGGGTCGTCGTTGATAACAAGCACAGTTAGCTCCGCCAACGCTGGAAATATTACGGTCTCAACCAGCAACCTGAGCATTCTCAATGGTGGCACTTTGGTCTCTACAACCTTCGGATCTGGACAGGCTGGAACGTTACGAGTCAATGCACAAGACTTAATAGAAATCGCCGGTAACAACTCCATTACATTGTCACCAAGTGCCTTAGCTTCATCGACTATTAGCTCTGGAAATACCCAGAACACGTTCATCAACACGTCCAGATTAGTGATTCGAGATGGTGGCTTGCTAGGGTCTGGCACCGCTGCTATGGGTTCAGCTGGTAGCGTGACAATTAATGCTTCAAAGTCCGTCGATATCGAGGGTAGATCTGCCGGATCGATCCTACCTAGCAGCATTTCTTCCAGCGCCCAGATTCTCGATCCAGCCACTCAAGCTGCCTTTGGACTTCCTGCCATTCCCACGGGGAACGCTGGTTCCCTAACCATTAACACACCATCATTAAGTATCACAGATGGGGCTTATGTGACCGTCCAAAATGATGGGCCAGGTAGAGCAGGAGATTTGCAAATTAACGCCAACTCTATTTTTCTTGATAATCAAGGCAGCATCACCGCCTCAACCGCCTCTGGAAACGGGGGCAATGTCAAATTAAACTTGCAAGATTATCTCCTAATGCGTCACAATAGCCTGATTTCTGCCACTGCTGCGGGCAACGGTAATGGTGGTAACTTATTAATTAACGCACCAGTAATTGTTGGGTTAGAAAACAGCGACATTGTTGCCAATGCAGTTCAAGGAAATGGTGGCAATATTGAAATCACGACTCAGGGAATTATTGGCTTAGAATATCGTCCTCAACTTACTCCAAATAGTGACATCACCGCCAGTTCTCAATTTGGGGTCAATGGTACAGTGCAAATTAACAACATCGGCGTAGACCCCAGTTCCGGTTTAGTCGAATTGCCCGTAGAATTGACAGACCCATCACAGCAAATTGCCACAGGCTGCGCGGGCAATCAAGGCAGCCGCTTTGTCGCAACGGGGAGGGGTGGTGTGCCGCAAAATCCAACGCAGGAAGTCAGGAGCGATCGCCCTTGGTCTGATGTCCGCAATCTGAATGCATACCACCAAACTGACACAATCACAGCACAAATTCCAACATCCCCAGAAACCATTGTCCAAGCTACTTCTTGGCATCGTAATGCTAACGGCAAAGTTGAGTTAGTTGCAAATAAATACTCTGCTCAGGTGCAACAATTATTAACTTGTGCTGCTATTTCTAAAAATTAA
- a CDS encoding S-layer family protein: MGVTSAWLSLISGLLTGAMWSGFADAQVTLDGTLNTTVSQNGNNFTITNGNRVGNNLFHSFNQFSIPSNGSAFFNNASDIQNIFSRVTGGNISSIDGLIKANGSANLFLLNPTGIVFGLNAKLDIGGSFLGSTASSIKFADGTEFSVANPTTSPLLTMSVPIGLQMGQASGAITVQGTGHTLTILDSLGATPFVQPTHPGLQVKPGKTLALVGSDVTLKNGVLGAVQGRLEVGSVANGVVSLDTTTPSWGLGYADISGFGDVRLMGRSLLDVSGINAGSIQVQGRQITLQDGSVLLSQNQGLRTGGEIRVNASQGLQVSGTTTNGIIRSGINSETLGSGAGGKIVITTPILQVQQGGNIGARTFKQGVGGDIQIAASLLQVQGVSAINPVQASSIAATTFGVANSGNVTVTTKDLQLFDGATVATSTFGIGTSGQISVTSDTINISRVSPLGAPSALGTTSFGNGNSGRLTINTRTLTLLDGGALPANAYAKGNAGNIIVNASESIEVNGFTDILQDRNRSTINSSVQIPSLIFRQLLKLSDLPSGMAGTVEINTPNLTLANEGAIIVKNVGTGQGGVLMITADKIRLSQNSRLSAETVSGTGGYINLQTNLLTLRQGSRIFANADNQGDGGNIKINAPIILGLENSDIIANAIKGKGGNIQITTQGIIGLKYRPQLTPENDITASSQFGVNGTVQVNNIGIDPNSGLVELPANVTDPSQQIASSCSANQGSRFVATGRGGVPQNPTQEVRSDRPWSDVRNLNAYRQTGNITTQMPISPDILIQATSWHRNANGKVELVVNQPTQIQTSLTCAAVSN, encoded by the coding sequence ATGGGTGTGACCTCTGCTTGGTTGAGTTTAATTAGTGGACTATTGACAGGTGCAATGTGGTCTGGTTTTGCCGATGCCCAAGTCACTCTCGACGGAACCCTCAACACCACCGTCTCCCAAAATGGTAATAACTTCACTATTACTAATGGGAATCGTGTTGGTAACAATCTTTTCCACAGCTTTAACCAATTCTCGATTCCTAGTAACGGCTCTGCATTCTTTAATAATGCCTCAGATATCCAAAATATTTTCAGTCGGGTAACAGGGGGAAATATTTCCAGCATTGATGGTTTAATTAAGGCAAATGGTAGCGCCAATTTATTCCTACTCAATCCCACTGGGATCGTGTTTGGTCTAAATGCCAAACTTGATATTGGTGGTTCATTTTTAGGTAGCACAGCGTCAAGTATCAAATTTGCCGATGGAACAGAGTTTAGTGTCGCAAATCCTACGACTTCGCCATTGTTAACGATGAGTGTGCCGATCGGTTTACAAATGGGTCAAGCTTCTGGAGCTATTACCGTACAAGGGACAGGACATACGTTGACAATTTTAGATAGTTTGGGAGCTACCCCGTTTGTGCAGCCGACTCATCCCGGCTTACAAGTTAAGCCAGGTAAGACTCTGGCATTGGTCGGGAGTGATGTTACGCTCAAAAATGGAGTTTTAGGAGCCGTTCAGGGACGGTTAGAAGTTGGTAGTGTAGCTAACGGGGTTGTGAGTCTGGATACCACAACTCCAAGCTGGGGATTGGGCTATGCAGACATTAGTGGGTTTGGGGATGTGCGACTGATGGGGCGATCGCTGTTGGATGTCAGTGGCATTAATGCAGGTTCAATACAGGTGCAAGGGCGACAAATCACTCTGCAAGATGGGTCAGTGTTGCTGTCGCAAAACCAGGGTTTGCGGACAGGCGGCGAGATCCGAGTCAATGCCTCACAGGGATTACAAGTGAGCGGCACTACAACTAATGGGATAATTCGCAGTGGTATTAATAGTGAAACTCTTGGTTCTGGCGCAGGTGGCAAGATCGTAATTACGACTCCCATCCTGCAAGTGCAGCAAGGGGGCAACATCGGAGCAAGAACTTTTAAGCAAGGGGTGGGTGGCGATATTCAGATTGCGGCAAGTCTGCTGCAAGTGCAAGGAGTTTCTGCTATTAATCCAGTCCAGGCTAGTAGCATTGCAGCTACTACCTTCGGGGTTGCCAATAGCGGAAATGTTACTGTAACTACCAAAGATTTGCAGCTATTCGATGGTGCAACCGTAGCAACTAGCACCTTTGGAATAGGCACAAGTGGACAAATTAGTGTAACATCTGACACTATTAATATTAGTCGTGTAAGTCCGCTCGGCGCTCCCTCTGCTTTAGGCACTACGAGTTTTGGCAATGGCAATTCAGGCAGATTAACCATTAACACCCGTACCCTGACTCTGCTTGATGGTGGCGCACTGCCAGCAAATGCTTACGCGAAAGGCAATGCAGGTAACATCATTGTAAATGCTTCTGAATCCATCGAAGTAAATGGCTTTACGGATATACTCCAAGATCGTAACCGCAGCACCATTAACTCTTCAGTGCAGATTCCCTCGCTCATTTTTCGCCAGCTATTAAAACTCTCTGATTTACCTAGTGGTATGGCAGGAACAGTAGAGATTAATACCCCAAATCTGACCTTGGCTAACGAAGGTGCAATAATAGTCAAAAATGTAGGTACAGGACAGGGCGGCGTTCTGATGATTACCGCGGATAAAATTCGACTTAGCCAAAATAGTCGATTATCAGCTGAAACAGTCTCAGGAACAGGTGGTTACATTAATCTACAAACAAACTTGTTAACGCTACGGCAAGGTAGTAGAATTTTCGCCAACGCAGACAATCAAGGTGATGGTGGCAACATTAAAATCAATGCACCAATTATTCTGGGTTTAGAGAATAGCGATATTATTGCCAATGCAATAAAAGGAAAGGGTGGCAATATTCAAATCACGACTCAGGGAATTATTGGGCTGAAATATCGTCCTCAACTGACTCCTGAAAACGATATCACTGCCAGTTCTCAATTTGGTGTCAACGGTACGGTTCAAGTTAATAACATTGGTATCGATCCCAATTCTGGATTAGTAGAATTACCAGCAAATGTTACCGATCCATCGCAGCAAATAGCCAGTAGTTGTTCTGCAAATCAAGGCAGCCGCTTTGTCGCAACGGGGAGGGGTGGTGTGCCGCAAAATCCAACGCAGGAAGTGAGGAGCGATCGCCCTTGGTCTGATGTCCGCAATCTGAATGCATACCGACAAACTGGTAATATTACGACTCAAATGCCAATATCTCCAGATATCCTAATTCAAGCTACTTCCTGGCATCGCAATGCTAACGGCAAAGTTGAGTTAGTAGTAAATCAACCAACCCAGATACAAACATCTTTAACCTGTGCTGCGGTTTCAAACTAA
- a CDS encoding S-layer family protein yields MKATLLWLNLVNGIMTVGMLLPLGPILLGNESANAQVTPDGSLNTTVSKTGNNFTITNGDRIGNNLFHSFSQFSVPTNGSAFFNNAADVQNIFSRVTGGSISNIDGLIKDNGSANLFLLNPNGIIFGANAQLNIGGSFIGTTADSIKFSDGVEFSAISPQSAPLLSINVPIGLQLGSNPAPIDVQGTGHSLAITSGLVLAPITRIPSSTKLQVQPGKTLALVGGDLHLNGATLNAEQGQVELGSVNGAGLVSLIPNPRGYTLGYGDIQNFGDIQLAARSLLDVSGINAGGVYIQGEQIQFTDGSLVLAQNLGSLPGGDIRLQATKAINLIGTTPDATIRSGVRNEALGRGAGGNISVITPSLTLKAGAGLSNSTIGSAPGGNIQIEAMAIDLSGFSPINPSVITTINSTTLSMGNAGDVVINGNSLLISSGASLSSSTFGSGSSGKVTVSNNNTTVTGENPSGFYSNIGIITFATGNAKTLTLNTANLQILDGGAVLATAFFVGNGGDLSINATESITVSDRGRTNNSNINASTIRPDPLLRQRFGLPDILMANAGTVSIITPKLILTNGGTVSVTSQGSGNGGNVKINADTIKLNHQGFIQAQTESGNGGNITLETTNLLFLRDNSLITSTASGNGNGGNININAPIIVGLENSDIVANAVRGHGGNIQITTQGIFSLKFRDQLTPDNDITASSELGVNGNVQVNTIGVDPNAGLVELPANVTDPSQQIASGCSANQGSRFVATGRGGIPQNPTQEVRSDRPWSDIRNLNAYRKNNTVTIQIPESPQMLVQSTGVRRRADGKIELVADKLFTQVQQPLTCAGISR; encoded by the coding sequence ATGAAAGCTACCTTGCTTTGGTTGAATTTGGTGAATGGAATCATGACAGTTGGAATGCTGTTACCTTTGGGGCCAATACTTCTGGGGAATGAATCTGCCAACGCCCAGGTAACTCCCGATGGCAGTTTGAATACTACTGTCTCCAAAACTGGCAATAACTTCACCATCACCAATGGCGATCGAATTGGTAACAATCTCTTCCACAGTTTCAGCCAATTTAGCGTTCCCACCAATGGCTCGGCTTTCTTCAACAATGCCGCAGATGTGCAGAATATCTTCAGTCGTGTAACTGGAGGCAGTATTTCCAACATTGATGGTTTAATTAAGGACAATGGTAGTGCTAACCTGTTTTTGCTCAATCCCAATGGGATAATTTTCGGTGCAAATGCTCAACTGAATATTGGCGGCTCGTTTATTGGGACGACTGCTGACAGTATTAAGTTTAGCGATGGTGTTGAGTTTAGCGCCATAAGTCCCCAATCTGCTCCATTATTGAGTATCAATGTTCCCATTGGTTTACAACTAGGCAGCAATCCAGCACCGATAGATGTTCAAGGTACAGGACACTCCTTGGCTATTACTAGTGGGCTAGTTCTAGCTCCCATCACACGGATTCCCAGTTCGACAAAATTGCAAGTACAGCCTGGAAAAACCTTGGCGTTGGTGGGTGGAGACTTACATCTCAATGGAGCAACCTTGAATGCCGAACAAGGACAAGTAGAATTAGGCAGTGTGAACGGTGCAGGACTTGTTAGCCTGATACCAAACCCACGGGGCTATACATTAGGGTATGGAGATATCCAAAACTTTGGCGATATTCAACTAGCAGCGCGATCGCTATTAGATGTGAGTGGGATCAATGCTGGTGGTGTTTATATTCAGGGTGAACAAATTCAATTTACTGATGGATCTCTGGTACTGGCGCAAAATTTAGGCAGTCTCCCTGGTGGTGATATTCGCCTCCAGGCGACAAAAGCCATTAATCTCATAGGCACAACACCCGATGCCACAATTCGGAGCGGGGTTCGCAATGAAGCTCTGGGTAGGGGAGCTGGTGGAAATATCAGCGTGATTACTCCCAGCCTCACCCTCAAAGCGGGAGCGGGGTTAAGTAACTCAACAATCGGGTCGGCTCCCGGTGGCAATATTCAAATTGAGGCGATGGCGATTGATTTATCTGGCTTCTCACCTATTAATCCTAGTGTTATCACCACCATCAACAGTACTACCTTAAGTATGGGGAATGCTGGTGATGTCGTCATCAATGGTAATAGTCTACTAATATCAAGCGGCGCTTCACTGTCTTCGAGTACATTCGGCAGTGGGTCTAGTGGTAAAGTGACAGTTAGCAACAATAATACCACAGTGACGGGAGAAAACCCTTCAGGATTTTATAGTAATATCGGTATAATTACATTTGCCACCGGAAATGCCAAAACCTTAACCTTGAATACCGCCAACTTGCAAATTCTGGATGGGGGAGCGGTTCTCGCCACAGCATTTTTTGTTGGGAATGGAGGAGATTTGAGCATTAATGCCACTGAATCGATTACAGTTAGCGATCGCGGCAGGACAAATAACAGCAACATTAATGCATCCACTATTCGACCCGATCCCCTATTGCGGCAGCGGTTTGGTCTGCCAGATATACTGATGGCTAATGCAGGTACTGTAAGTATTATCACCCCAAAGTTGATATTGACCAATGGTGGAACGGTCAGTGTCACCAGTCAAGGTAGTGGCAATGGTGGCAATGTGAAGATTAATGCAGATACGATCAAATTAAATCATCAAGGGTTTATCCAAGCCCAAACAGAATCCGGTAATGGTGGCAATATTACCTTAGAAACCACAAACCTGTTGTTTCTAAGGGACAATAGCCTGATTACCTCAACAGCTAGCGGTAATGGTAATGGGGGTAACATCAATATCAATGCACCTATCATTGTTGGATTAGAGAACAGTGATATTGTTGCTAATGCAGTACGAGGTCATGGTGGTAACATCCAAATCACTACCCAAGGCATCTTTAGTCTGAAATTTCGCGATCAACTCACACCAGATAATGATATTACCGCCAGTTCCGAGTTGGGCGTGAATGGTAATGTGCAAGTTAATACCATTGGTGTCGATCCAAATGCTGGCTTAGTGGAACTACCAGCAAATGTCACCGATCCATCGCAGCAAATAGCTAGTGGTTGTTCTGCAAATCAAGGCAGCCGCTTTGTTGCCACAGGAAGGGGTGGGATACCGCAAAATCCAACGCAGGAAGTGAGGAGCGATCGCCCTTGGTCTGATATCCGCAATCTGAATGCATACCGCAAAAATAACACAGTCACAATCCAAATTCCTGAATCCCCACAGATGCTTGTCCAATCGACAGGTGTGCGTCGTCGGGCTGATGGAAAAATCGAGTTAGTTGCAGATAAACTTTTTACACAAGTTCAACAACCATTAACATGTGCTGGGATTTCCAGATAA
- a CDS encoding FAD-binding oxidoreductase: MTTLLNETIERLKTNVKGHVVLPDDPRYDEVREIWNAMIDRRPAVIVQCAEANDVSQAIAFARANKLEISIRGAGHNIAGNAVCDNGVTIDLSTMKNVRIDAQKRRAYVEPGATLGDFDSSAQLHGLATPVGINSTTGIAGLTLGGGFGWLTRKYGLTIDNLVSAEAITADGNKIRTSENENADLFWAIRGGGGNFGVVTEFEFELHPVGPEILAGLIVFPFSQVKQVLTQYRQFVESAPEELNVWVVLRKAPPLPFLPESVHGKEVIVLPVFYVGDIVEGEKLIEPLRHFGDAYGEHIGTQSYVEWQQAFDPLLTRGARNYWKSHNFTELRDGALDAIAEFAGKLPSPQCEIFIGFIAGASNRVSADAMAYYHRDAKFVLNVHGRWDDAADDERCIAWAREFFQASATYASAGAYVNFLTEEEGDRVATAYGANYDRLVQLKKRYDPENIFHLNQNIKP; the protein is encoded by the coding sequence ATGACAACATTGCTGAATGAGACTATTGAGAGACTAAAAACCAATGTGAAGGGGCATGTGGTGCTTCCAGACGATCCACGCTATGACGAAGTTCGGGAAATATGGAATGCGATGATTGATCGGCGACCTGCTGTCATCGTCCAGTGTGCAGAAGCCAATGACGTTTCCCAGGCGATCGCATTTGCGCGTGCGAACAAGCTTGAAATATCAATCAGGGGCGCTGGACATAACATCGCAGGGAATGCGGTGTGTGATAACGGCGTGACGATCGATCTTTCAACCATGAAAAATGTCCGTATTGATGCTCAGAAGAGGCGGGCCTATGTCGAACCAGGTGCGACACTTGGCGATTTTGATTCTTCAGCACAGCTACATGGGTTAGCAACTCCAGTCGGAATTAATTCAACGACAGGTATTGCAGGTCTTACCTTGGGGGGCGGTTTCGGTTGGTTGACTCGTAAGTACGGACTGACGATCGATAATCTTGTTTCTGCGGAAGCGATCACAGCAGACGGGAATAAGATCCGAACCAGCGAAAACGAAAACGCTGACCTTTTTTGGGCAATTCGAGGTGGCGGCGGGAACTTTGGTGTCGTCACTGAGTTTGAATTTGAACTCCATCCTGTGGGGCCGGAAATATTGGCTGGGTTGATTGTTTTTCCGTTTAGCCAAGTAAAACAGGTTCTGACACAGTATCGGCAATTTGTTGAATCAGCCCCTGAAGAACTCAATGTGTGGGTGGTTCTTCGCAAGGCTCCGCCATTGCCTTTTCTTCCTGAAAGTGTGCATGGCAAAGAGGTCATTGTACTGCCTGTCTTTTATGTAGGCGATATTGTAGAGGGTGAGAAACTGATCGAACCTCTGCGCCATTTTGGAGATGCTTATGGAGAACACATCGGTACTCAGTCATACGTAGAATGGCAGCAAGCATTTGACCCCTTGCTGACACGGGGTGCAAGGAACTACTGGAAATCTCATAATTTCACAGAGTTACGGGATGGAGCATTAGATGCGATCGCAGAATTTGCAGGTAAGCTACCCTCACCACAGTGCGAAATCTTCATCGGATTCATTGCCGGAGCATCCAACCGTGTCTCGGCGGATGCTATGGCATATTATCATCGAGATGCGAAGTTTGTGCTTAATGTGCATGGAAGATGGGATGATGCAGCGGACGATGAGAGATGCATTGCGTGGGCACGTGAGTTTTTCCAAGCTTCTGCGACCTATGCATCTGCTGGTGCCTATGTGAACTTCCTCACCGAAGAAGAGGGCGATCGCGTTGCAACGGCTTATGGAGCTAACTACGATCGCTTGGTGCAGCTGAAGAAGCGGTACGATCCTGAAAACATTTTCCATCTCAACCAGAACATCAAACCCTAA